One genomic window of Novosphingobium aureum includes the following:
- a CDS encoding DUF1289 domain-containing protein — MSKVPSPCRNACALDSAQRVCRSCHRTIEEIVAWPRLDDDAKRAVWARLERNAQEQAANGSMR; from the coding sequence ATGAGCAAGGTCCCCTCTCCCTGCCGCAACGCCTGCGCGCTCGATTCTGCACAGCGCGTGTGCCGCAGTTGCCACCGCACGATCGAGGAAATCGTCGCCTGGCCCCGGCTCGATGACGATGCCAAGCGTGCGGTCTGGGCCCGGCTGGAGAGGAATGCACAAGAGCAAGCCGCGAATGGTTCGATGCGATGA
- a CDS encoding DUF7079 family protein yields the protein MKQLGRRDRRLLAGLILLAAGSVCALAQAIIVRAYITFAVMGHWDWFGRTFAVRVPAKGPETFCFDWCAPKMPFMAGSLAMACLFVATALLLQAWRKPFAGQRDPNHGQVPEHADEAERGLTLGSATFEARMPVWCVLAELFLDTSSEEEDYDRMAQILCRSPYTTAELEQILRNEVSPVSAWNLFDIAGEWAGWSEEDVRRLMSQWFEKAASKNPTARLKVRAAPRMVPDDWWPLAERLEALRVTPPGPTSASRDRTPPPAA from the coding sequence ATGAAGCAGTTGGGTCGACGTGATCGTAGGCTTCTTGCCGGGCTGATCCTGCTCGCCGCAGGATCGGTCTGCGCGCTCGCACAGGCGATCATCGTGCGGGCCTATATCACGTTTGCGGTCATGGGACATTGGGACTGGTTCGGGCGAACGTTTGCAGTCCGCGTCCCCGCAAAAGGACCCGAGACTTTCTGCTTTGACTGGTGTGCCCCGAAAATGCCTTTTATGGCCGGGTCCCTCGCGATGGCATGCCTCTTCGTCGCCACTGCGCTCTTGCTACAGGCCTGGCGCAAGCCATTTGCCGGGCAGCGAGACCCCAATCATGGACAAGTGCCAGAACACGCGGACGAAGCCGAGAGGGGACTGACCTTGGGGTCGGCAACATTCGAAGCCCGCATGCCGGTTTGGTGCGTGCTAGCCGAACTCTTCCTCGACACTTCCTCTGAGGAGGAAGACTACGACCGGATGGCGCAAATCCTGTGCCGCTCACCCTACACCACCGCCGAGCTTGAACAGATCCTGAGAAACGAAGTCTCGCCAGTATCCGCGTGGAACCTGTTCGATATCGCCGGCGAATGGGCGGGATGGAGCGAAGAAGACGTGCGCAGACTGATGTCGCAATGGTTTGAGAAGGCAGCTTCGAAAAACCCGACGGCCCGGCTCAAGGTCAGGGCTGCGCCACGCATGGTGCCCGATGACTGGTGGCCCCTCGCCGAGCGCCTCGAAGCTTTACGCGTTACCCCTCCCGGTCCCACTTCTGCGTCTCGGGATCGGACCCCACCACCAGCCGCCTGA
- a CDS encoding MmcB family DNA repair protein, whose amino-acid sequence MTSPLARNAANDSLQGHGGDVGQTGSSTAADVVRGVSRLFARNDIWCTPEMMLRNGRRADLMGIDARGQVILVEIKVSRADLLGDGKWTDYLDYCDRFYWALPPSLDRAPLETEAFLPESCGVIVADGYDAEILRPAPLRQMAAARRKVEVERLARTALRRLVVGSDPETQKWDREG is encoded by the coding sequence ATGACCTCCCCCCTCGCCCGCAATGCCGCGAATGACTCCTTGCAGGGGCATGGCGGCGATGTCGGCCAGACTGGTTCGTCCACTGCGGCCGACGTCGTGCGCGGGGTCTCGCGCCTTTTTGCGCGCAACGACATCTGGTGCACGCCCGAGATGATGTTGCGCAATGGCCGACGCGCCGACCTGATGGGGATCGACGCGCGCGGGCAGGTCATTCTGGTCGAGATCAAGGTCAGCCGGGCAGACTTACTCGGCGATGGAAAGTGGACCGATTATCTCGACTACTGCGACCGGTTCTACTGGGCGCTGCCGCCCTCGCTCGACCGTGCCCCGCTCGAGACCGAGGCCTTTCTGCCCGAGAGTTGCGGGGTGATCGTCGCCGACGGCTATGACGCCGAAATCCTGCGCCCCGCGCCCTTGCGCCAGATGGCCGCCGCGCGCCGCAAGGTCGAAGTCGAGCGCCTTGCGCGCACCGCGCTCAGGCGGCTGGTGGTGGGGTCCGATCCCGAGACGCAGAAGTGGGACCGGGAGGGGTAA
- a CDS encoding N-6 DNA methylase has translation MKFIEDQTAQKLRGGYYTPLDLASFIARWVGEINPDKVLEPSCGDGAFFQAMSDVGGFEKSALTGFELDSDEAGKATRRAKQLNLSKAAVRSEDFLGWAIENRAKGGERFDAVVGNPPFVRYQFLPPQFQVRAATIFDELGLKFTKHTNAWVPFILASMSLLRPGGRLAMVVPAEIIHVTHAQSLRSYLGKECRRLVIIDPEELWFDGTLQGAVILMAEKRSSPRQKAEGLGMVPVRGREFIRRSPSEVFAEPQSINGKTVAGKWTRALLDLETRDLFDELEAHAEVHRFDDIARVDVGIVTGANKFFLVPDATVEAYGLSKYAHPMFGRSEHCPGVIYDEQQHAANAEKGSPTNFLWFDDAPNKMAKRARQYIERGEAEKLHTRYKCRIRAPWYKVPSVYSTEVGMLKRCHDTPRLILNKIGAYTTDTAYRIRTKEADGKRLVGCFINPLTALSAELEGRHYGGGVLELIPSEIERLVIPMPEKVELDLAELDNSIRNRPTHETLERQGEVVLGALGISKAKQASALEGWRKLRNRRHRTSTEAVPA, from the coding sequence GTGAAATTCATCGAGGACCAGACGGCCCAAAAGCTGCGCGGCGGGTACTACACGCCTCTGGATCTCGCCTCGTTCATCGCGCGCTGGGTCGGAGAGATCAATCCCGACAAGGTCCTCGAGCCGAGTTGCGGTGATGGTGCATTCTTTCAGGCCATGTCCGATGTTGGCGGCTTCGAGAAGTCGGCCCTGACTGGCTTCGAGCTTGACAGCGACGAGGCGGGCAAGGCCACCCGTCGAGCGAAGCAGCTCAACCTTTCGAAGGCCGCCGTCCGCTCCGAGGACTTCCTCGGCTGGGCAATCGAGAACAGGGCGAAGGGCGGTGAGCGATTCGACGCCGTGGTGGGCAATCCCCCATTCGTTCGATACCAGTTCCTGCCTCCGCAATTTCAGGTCCGGGCCGCCACGATCTTTGACGAGCTCGGGCTCAAGTTCACGAAGCACACCAACGCCTGGGTGCCGTTCATACTCGCCTCAATGTCGCTGCTGCGCCCCGGGGGGCGTTTGGCGATGGTGGTCCCGGCCGAGATCATTCACGTCACTCACGCCCAATCGCTCCGCAGCTATCTCGGCAAGGAGTGCCGGCGGCTTGTCATCATCGACCCGGAAGAGCTCTGGTTCGACGGTACGCTGCAAGGCGCTGTTATCCTCATGGCAGAGAAGCGCAGCAGCCCGAGGCAGAAGGCCGAAGGGCTCGGCATGGTGCCCGTCCGTGGACGAGAGTTCATCCGGCGTTCACCATCCGAAGTCTTCGCAGAGCCGCAGTCGATCAACGGCAAGACGGTCGCTGGCAAATGGACCCGGGCGCTGCTCGACCTCGAGACCCGTGACCTCTTCGACGAGCTCGAGGCTCATGCCGAAGTACATCGCTTTGATGACATCGCGCGCGTGGACGTGGGCATCGTCACTGGCGCGAACAAGTTCTTCCTCGTCCCTGACGCGACCGTCGAAGCCTACGGCTTAAGCAAGTACGCGCACCCGATGTTCGGGCGCAGCGAACACTGCCCGGGCGTGATTTATGACGAACAACAGCACGCAGCGAACGCCGAGAAGGGAAGCCCAACCAATTTCCTCTGGTTCGATGACGCGCCCAACAAGATGGCTAAGAGAGCGCGGCAGTACATCGAGCGCGGCGAAGCCGAGAAGCTGCACACTCGCTACAAGTGCCGCATTCGCGCCCCTTGGTACAAGGTCCCCTCGGTTTATTCGACCGAAGTGGGAATGCTCAAGCGTTGCCACGACACACCCCGCCTAATCCTCAATAAGATTGGCGCGTACACAACCGACACGGCTTACCGCATTCGCACCAAAGAAGCGGACGGTAAGCGGCTGGTCGGTTGCTTCATCAATCCGCTCACGGCCCTCAGTGCCGAGCTCGAGGGCAGGCACTATGGCGGCGGTGTCCTCGAACTCATTCCATCCGAAATTGAGCGTCTGGTCATTCCGATGCCCGAGAAGGTCGAGCTCGACTTAGCCGAGCTCGATAACTCCATACGGAACCGGCCCACGCACGAGACGCTCGAGCGACAGGGCGAGGTAGTCCTCGGGGCACTTGGCATCTCGAAGGCGAAGCAAGCTAGCGCACTCGAGGGTTGGCGAAAGCTTCGCAACCGGCGGCATAGGACTTCGACGGAAGCGGTTCCGGCCTAG
- a CDS encoding phospholipase D family protein — MTDLLISSAFANSAGVSAVSAALVPVAGNTRAFIGVRNGSTTAQAAAALLKLGIQLYGVDTATRSRIFHPKVYLASTANRSRAIIGSANLTHPGLYNNIEAGADLELDHADASDKAFVDGFLDGFADLVANHPLHCFPITSGRQIVDLLKQGLLEDERNPKTQTAYGAGKQGAQTSKSPIALPLTAPPKKKARKPKPPVAGGGQTTVSAPPTFGQLVWVKPNLPSSDLQLNQGSNVPGVLRLTQAGYQVNGQTIDQKTYFRNQVFAQLNWTYDAAKQKDVADVPISLVIAGVYVGDFDLSLSHKPAWAAGQGNYTTGLHWGGATGHIKQQGLRGRDLRLYEPANPQSRFVIEIN, encoded by the coding sequence ATGACGGACCTGCTCATCTCTTCGGCGTTCGCCAATTCGGCCGGTGTTAGCGCTGTGTCGGCGGCTCTTGTTCCTGTGGCGGGCAATACTCGAGCCTTCATCGGTGTCCGCAACGGCTCGACAACTGCTCAAGCGGCGGCTGCCCTCCTAAAACTCGGCATTCAACTGTACGGTGTGGACACGGCTACTCGCAGTCGCATCTTCCATCCCAAGGTGTATCTCGCTTCTACCGCCAATCGCTCACGCGCAATTATCGGCAGCGCGAACCTGACTCATCCGGGATTGTACAATAACATCGAAGCAGGAGCCGATCTCGAGCTCGATCACGCCGATGCTTCCGACAAAGCGTTCGTTGACGGTTTTCTCGACGGCTTCGCGGACCTAGTTGCCAATCATCCGCTACACTGTTTTCCGATTACCTCCGGCCGCCAGATTGTCGATCTGCTCAAGCAGGGATTGCTCGAGGACGAGCGAAACCCCAAGACGCAAACCGCCTACGGCGCTGGGAAGCAGGGGGCACAAACAAGCAAGTCGCCCATCGCGCTTCCCCTAACTGCACCGCCAAAGAAAAAGGCTCGAAAGCCGAAGCCCCCGGTTGCGGGCGGCGGTCAAACCACCGTTTCGGCCCCTCCAACTTTCGGTCAGTTGGTCTGGGTAAAGCCCAACCTCCCCTCGTCAGACCTGCAACTGAATCAGGGAAGCAACGTACCCGGGGTTCTCCGCCTGACTCAAGCGGGATATCAAGTGAATGGGCAGACGATCGACCAAAAGACCTACTTCCGCAATCAGGTCTTCGCGCAACTGAATTGGACCTACGATGCTGCCAAGCAGAAGGATGTCGCTGATGTTCCCATCTCGCTAGTGATAGCGGGCGTATACGTTGGCGACTTCGACCTATCGCTGAGCCACAAACCCGCTTGGGCTGCTGGGCAGGGCAACTATACTACGGGCCTCCATTGGGGAGGCGCTACCGGTCACATAAAGCAACAGGGTTTGCGCGGACGCGACCTAAGACTCTACGAGCCAGCCAACCCGCAATCGCGTTTCGTCATAGAGATCAACTAG
- a CDS encoding DUF2924 domain-containing protein produces MATVEIDFDVYKELTARRASETTTYNDVIRELLGMDAEPEPANADEASSGGLEMKGVFLPNGTQLRVTYKGRTYSAEIKDGAWIGSDGKQRKTPSEAACAITDTNVNGWRFWKVKRPSDTSWKVLNSLRP; encoded by the coding sequence ATGGCGACAGTGGAAATCGACTTCGATGTGTACAAGGAGCTCACCGCCCGGCGGGCGAGCGAGACGACAACCTACAATGATGTGATTCGAGAGCTCCTCGGCATGGATGCGGAGCCGGAACCGGCGAATGCGGACGAAGCTTCCTCCGGCGGTCTCGAAATGAAGGGCGTGTTCCTGCCCAACGGGACGCAGCTCCGCGTCACCTACAAGGGCCGGACCTACTCAGCAGAGATCAAGGATGGCGCTTGGATCGGCAGCGACGGGAAACAGCGGAAGACCCCTTCCGAGGCCGCATGCGCTATCACTGACACGAACGTCAACGGCTGGCGCTTCTGGAAGGTGAAGCGGCCCAGCGATACGAGCTGGAAGGTCCTCAATTCCCTCCGGCCGTAA
- a CDS encoding DUF5906 domain-containing protein → MNDLTVSPTGDEERSVEPNLPEAKLEDALDHLEWFRPEGPWTLTAIPPDGGPTKTETFGPKTATECLDWLHEQSADKMNLYFMVNPARTKLRSKAKKEDVEDLAWLHVDVDPKKLADLPDEKKVRHIEAQRARILPLLREFKPEPTLIIDSGGGFQALWRLDDPLYIGGNIPAAEEAEAYNQQLEILLGGDSCHNCDRILRLPGTINWPNEKKRKAGRVPALASVVQRHDDEEHIYGLGIFTPAPRVQSDDGGLVAPTVKISGNLPRLKDLDELPEAVTAGTKMLIVQGDDPDDQLRYDSRSEVTFAVCCELVRAGCDDDTIAAVLLDPDFGISAHTLNQKRSTAYAARQIQRAREEVSEPMLRKLNERHAVISDIGGKCRVVGEVLDRNLARPRTRISKQSFEDFRNRYMNIKVQSGETKDGNPTYTPAGKWWLEHPMRRQYETIVFAPGREVPEAYNLWQGFACEALPGDEHEPFLEHLRDNVCQGDNDHFQYLIRWMARAVQNPGEQGHVAVVLRGGRGTGKGSVAQIFGSLWGRHFLHISSAKHLVGQFNAHLRDCVALFADEAFYAGDKQHESTLKTLVTEDTLIVEGKGIDAEVAPNYVHLIMASNDDWVVPAGADERRYFILDVGEGKKQDKAYFRALHQAMDEGGREALLHYLMTMDLSDYEVREIPQTDALRDQKEQSLKPQEEWWLDVLRSGVMPGTVEPWKVKIDGSDEEAEELDRFRRSNGTFERPGLFDLMRLAAPTMRVSDASLGRFLRKQGFQSGFIQPGATTNRGWIFPPDLADARSEWMKRYGGGDWGFDGRSEWVKPDE, encoded by the coding sequence GTGAATGACCTTACTGTCTCCCCCACCGGGGACGAAGAGCGAAGCGTTGAGCCGAACCTGCCCGAGGCCAAGCTCGAGGATGCTCTCGATCACTTAGAGTGGTTCAGGCCCGAAGGTCCGTGGACGCTCACGGCTATCCCGCCGGACGGCGGACCGACAAAGACCGAGACCTTCGGCCCCAAGACCGCGACCGAGTGCTTGGACTGGCTCCATGAGCAGTCAGCCGACAAGATGAACCTGTACTTCATGGTCAACCCGGCGCGCACAAAGCTGCGCTCGAAGGCGAAGAAGGAGGACGTGGAGGACCTCGCTTGGCTTCATGTGGACGTGGACCCGAAGAAGCTAGCGGACCTGCCCGATGAAAAGAAGGTCAGGCATATTGAGGCGCAGCGAGCCCGCATCTTGCCGTTGCTGCGCGAATTCAAACCTGAGCCCACACTCATCATCGACAGTGGCGGAGGCTTTCAAGCTCTGTGGCGCCTCGATGACCCGCTGTATATCGGCGGCAACATTCCGGCGGCCGAGGAAGCGGAAGCCTACAACCAGCAGCTCGAAATCCTGCTGGGCGGGGATAGTTGCCACAATTGCGATCGCATCCTCCGCCTGCCCGGCACCATAAATTGGCCCAATGAGAAGAAGCGAAAGGCTGGACGAGTTCCGGCCCTCGCATCGGTCGTCCAGCGCCACGATGACGAGGAGCACATCTATGGTCTCGGCATCTTCACTCCGGCCCCCCGAGTACAGAGCGATGACGGTGGATTGGTCGCGCCGACTGTCAAGATCAGCGGCAACCTCCCCCGGCTGAAGGACCTCGACGAGCTGCCGGAAGCGGTGACGGCGGGCACAAAGATGCTCATTGTGCAGGGCGACGATCCAGATGACCAGTTGCGCTATGATTCGCGGTCTGAGGTCACTTTTGCCGTATGTTGCGAGCTCGTCCGGGCGGGGTGCGATGACGACACCATCGCTGCTGTGTTGCTGGATCCAGACTTCGGTATCTCCGCCCACACTTTGAATCAGAAGCGTTCGACCGCCTATGCCGCAAGGCAGATTCAGCGTGCTCGGGAGGAGGTCTCCGAACCGATGTTGCGCAAGCTCAATGAGCGTCACGCGGTGATCAGCGACATCGGCGGCAAGTGCCGCGTGGTTGGCGAGGTATTAGATCGCAATCTTGCCCGGCCGCGAACGCGTATCTCGAAGCAGAGCTTCGAGGACTTCCGAAATCGCTACATGAATATCAAGGTCCAGAGCGGTGAGACGAAGGACGGCAACCCGACTTACACGCCCGCTGGCAAGTGGTGGCTCGAACACCCCATGCGTCGTCAGTACGAGACCATTGTCTTCGCGCCTGGCAGGGAAGTTCCAGAGGCGTATAATCTGTGGCAGGGCTTCGCTTGTGAGGCCTTGCCGGGTGATGAGCACGAGCCTTTTCTCGAGCACCTGCGAGACAACGTCTGTCAGGGTGACAATGACCATTTCCAGTACCTCATTCGATGGATGGCGCGCGCAGTTCAAAACCCGGGCGAGCAGGGGCATGTCGCTGTTGTGCTGCGTGGCGGGCGCGGTACGGGCAAGGGCTCGGTGGCGCAGATATTCGGTTCGCTATGGGGTCGGCATTTTTTGCACATCAGCAGCGCGAAGCATCTGGTGGGCCAATTCAACGCACACCTGCGCGATTGTGTCGCCCTATTCGCTGACGAGGCCTTTTATGCGGGCGACAAGCAGCACGAGAGCACCCTGAAAACCCTCGTGACCGAGGATACACTCATTGTCGAGGGGAAGGGCATAGATGCTGAGGTTGCGCCGAATTATGTCCACCTGATTATGGCATCGAACGATGACTGGGTGGTGCCGGCCGGGGCAGACGAACGGCGCTACTTCATTCTCGACGTTGGCGAAGGGAAGAAACAGGACAAGGCCTACTTTCGCGCTCTGCATCAGGCGATGGATGAGGGCGGCCGGGAGGCGCTGCTTCACTACCTGATGACGATGGACCTATCCGATTACGAGGTTCGGGAGATACCGCAGACCGACGCCCTGCGTGACCAGAAAGAGCAAAGCCTGAAGCCGCAGGAAGAATGGTGGCTCGATGTTCTCAGAAGCGGGGTGATGCCGGGAACGGTCGAGCCGTGGAAGGTAAAGATCGACGGCAGCGATGAGGAAGCGGAGGAGCTGGACAGGTTTCGACGTTCCAACGGCACCTTTGAACGGCCCGGCCTGTTCGATCTGATGCGGCTTGCGGCACCGACTATGAGGGTGTCTGATGCGTCGCTGGGCCGCTTCTTGCGAAAGCAGGGCTTCCAATCGGGATTCATCCAACCGGGCGCAACGACCAACCGGGGGTGGATATTTCCACCTGACTTGGCAGATGCGCGATCAGAATGGATGAAGCGGTATGGCGGCGGTGACTGGGGTTTCGATGGCCGTTCTGAGTGGGTCAAGCCAGACGAATAG
- a CDS encoding helix-turn-helix transcriptional regulator gives MAQRQILLTISEVSELTRLSRPTIYNYIRDETHDFPKQVRLGPNRVVWVKSEIDRWLKSRRDARHEEPQAA, from the coding sequence GTGGCCCAGCGACAAATACTGCTCACGATTTCCGAGGTCTCCGAACTGACCCGGCTGAGTAGGCCGACGATCTACAATTACATCCGAGACGAAACGCACGACTTCCCGAAGCAGGTACGCCTCGGGCCGAACCGTGTTGTCTGGGTCAAGAGTGAGATCGACCGCTGGTTGAAGAGCCGCCGCGATGCTCGCCACGAAGAGCCTCAAGCCGCCTGA
- a CDS encoding tyrosine-type recombinase/integrase: MNPAQQRKTEAIERNARTFEAIVERFIDEYAKLEQKEWKSTKAYFDNYVLPRWTGRVIDEIGRADVSALLSKVREQGIERARERAEKAKKLRAEERYELSGLSAAREVRKRLRTLFFWAIEEEMIAVNPVVSIKTKKAQKAFAYKARTRSLSVDELRRVWDAAEELGYRYGRVIQLLILTGQRRSEVANLNTDWLDMKKRCVTVPAWHYKTDKTHTYPLSDPAVAIIKDLPSYKALPEKIEKTHHLFPTDKGDRPISGFSKAKLQLDVKIAELGEKDGLPPLEPWTVHDIRRSVKSGMSELGIPHLHSEQLLGHLIPGVGGIYDTHDYMREKRDAVDLWAKKLLNKQGSREKKHALTGDSAIQFSLSPVETP; encoded by the coding sequence GTGAACCCGGCCCAGCAGCGTAAGACCGAGGCGATTGAGCGAAATGCTCGCACCTTCGAGGCCATCGTCGAGCGGTTCATCGACGAATACGCCAAGCTCGAGCAGAAGGAATGGAAGTCCACAAAGGCGTACTTCGACAACTATGTGCTACCTCGCTGGACAGGGAGGGTCATAGACGAAATCGGCCGCGCCGACGTTTCCGCCCTCCTGTCGAAGGTCCGCGAGCAGGGCATCGAACGCGCACGGGAGCGAGCCGAGAAGGCAAAGAAGCTGAGGGCAGAAGAGAGGTATGAACTCAGCGGCCTTTCGGCCGCGCGGGAGGTCCGCAAGCGTCTCCGCACTCTCTTCTTTTGGGCAATCGAAGAGGAGATGATCGCGGTCAATCCGGTGGTCAGCATCAAGACTAAGAAGGCGCAGAAGGCATTCGCCTACAAGGCCCGCACTCGGTCGCTATCGGTTGATGAACTCCGGCGCGTTTGGGATGCAGCCGAGGAACTCGGCTATCGGTACGGTCGCGTGATTCAGCTACTTATCCTGACCGGGCAGCGCCGTTCCGAGGTCGCAAATCTCAACACCGACTGGCTCGATATGAAGAAGCGATGCGTGACGGTCCCCGCATGGCATTACAAGACCGACAAGACGCACACCTATCCTCTTTCGGACCCGGCCGTGGCGATCATCAAAGATTTGCCCAGCTACAAGGCCCTCCCCGAGAAGATCGAAAAGACCCACCATCTGTTCCCCACCGACAAAGGGGACAGACCGATAAGCGGTTTCTCGAAGGCGAAATTGCAGCTTGATGTCAAGATCGCTGAGCTAGGCGAGAAGGACGGTTTGCCGCCGCTCGAGCCATGGACAGTCCACGACATTCGCCGCTCGGTGAAATCTGGAATGTCGGAGTTGGGCATACCCCACCTCCATTCGGAGCAACTGCTCGGTCACCTCATCCCCGGCGTGGGCGGCATCTACGACACGCACGATTATATGAGAGAGAAGCGCGATGCGGTCGATTTATGGGCTAAGAAACTGCTGAACAAACAGGGCTCTAGAGAGAAAAAGCACGCGCTGACCGGGGATAGCGCAATACAATTTTCCCTATCCCCGGTCGAAACTCCTTAG
- a CDS encoding TonB-dependent receptor: MVPPLAGNAAIAWEGRLRTDLTWRARLDLATADSFASQFNPDITGYVRTPARATLDLTMGLGGKGWDLTLTLRNVLDSSAAAQVQRNAFDERQIYGAIPRTISLDFTHDF, from the coding sequence ATGGTGCCGCCGCTGGCTGGCAATGCCGCGATCGCATGGGAGGGACGCCTGCGCACTGACCTGACCTGGCGTGCCCGGCTCGATCTGGCCACGGCAGACTCGTTCGCCTCGCAATTCAACCCGGACATCACCGGCTACGTACGCACACCGGCGCGCGCCACGCTCGACCTCACCATGGGACTTGGCGGCAAGGGCTGGGACCTGACGCTGACCTTGCGCAACGTGCTCGATTCGTCAGCAGCGGCACAGGTCCAGCGCAATGCCTTCGACGAACGCCAGATCTACGGCGCGATCCCGCGCACGATCTCGCTGGACTTCACCCACGACTTCTGA